The following nucleotide sequence is from Chloracidobacterium validum.
AGGAAGGTGGGCGGCACACGCCATTTTTCAAGGGGTATCGGCCACAGTTTTACTTTCGGACGACGGACGTGACTGGGGTGGCGGAGCTGCCGGATGGGGTGGAGATGGTGATGCCGGGGGACAACGTGGCGTTGGCGGTGGAGTTGATAACGCCGATTGCGATGGAGAAGGGGCTGCGGTTTGCGATTCGGGAAGGAAGCCGGACGGTGGGCGCTGGCACGATTTCCGAAATCATCGAATAGGCTGTTTGGGTTCTGTAGGGGTATGGTGTCAATGGTTAGCACGTCGGTCTCCAAAACCGAAAGTACGGGTTCGAGTCCTGTTACCCCTGCCAATCCAGTTTGAATGAACACTGAAGTCAAGCAGTGTTCGGGGTACTTCATGGAACGAGCTTCCGAAACAGTGACTGCGCCGGCGGACAAGCCAACTGCCTCGGTTTCAAAGCTAACTGGCTGGTGGTCGTCTTCGGTGCAGTTTCTGCGCGATACACGAGACGAGCTGAAGCAGGTGACCTGGCCGACGCGGAAAGAGGTCTATGATACGACACTGGTCGTGATCGGCATCGTCACATTCTTTGGTTTCTTTTTATGGGGCGTGGATGTCGTGGTGGCACGCATCCTCGACGCCTTTTTGAAGTGGTTGGCCTAGGGATGCGCAACCCAAAGCGTGTGACCCAAGCGCGCGATGGCTGAGACGGTTTATGGCAAAACGCTGGTACATCATTCACACATACTCAGGCCATGAGAAAAAAGTGCGCGAAAGCCTCCAGACGCGCCTCAGAGCCTATGGTATGGAAGACGAAGTGACGGAAGTCCTCATTCCATCTGAAACGGTCGTCGAAATGCGTGGCAATAAGCGCGTTGAAACTTCGCGGATGATTTTCCCGGGCTATGTTCTTGTCCAGATCGAAACCGACGACACGACAGGGGAGATGTCCGAGCGGGTGTGGCATACCATCAAAAACACCCCCAAAGTCACAAGTTTCATCGGTGGACAGAAGCCAACCGCGCTCACTGAGGAAGAAGTCAATCAAATCATCAACCACGTTACCGAAACCACCGATCACCCTAAGCCAAAGGTCCTGTTTTCGACCGGTGAGACGGTGCGCATCATCAGTGGCCCTTTTACGGGTTTTACGGGTGTGGTTGAAGAAATCAACGTCGAGCGCAACACGCTAAAAGTTATGGTGACGATCTTCGGCCGGGCGACACCGGTTGAACTCGACTTTCTCGGCGTTGAGAAACCCAACTTCACAGAATCCTAGACACTTGTTGAGCTGCAAGGGCGTTGTGCTGCCGACAGCTACACCAAGTCGTCCCGTAGGCGAAAGATATGGCAAAGAAAGTTACGGCATATATCAAGCTTCAAGTGCAGGCCGGAAAAGCGAACCCGGCCCCGCCGATTGGTCCCGCGCTAGGTCAGCACGGGGTCAACATCATGGAGTTCTGCAAGCAGTTCAATGCTCGGACGACCGACATGGGTGATCTCAAAATCCCAGTCGTTATTACCGTCTATGCCGACAAATCATTCACATTTGTGACCAAGACACCCCCGGTGCCAGACCTCATCAAAAAGACACTGGGGATTACCAGCGGCGCGGCGCGTCCAGGGCGTGAGCGGATTGGAAAGTTGACGATGGCGCAAGTGCGCCAGATTGCGGAAACAAAAATGCCGGACATGAACTGCGCTTCGCTGGAGTCCGCTATCCAGTCGGTCAAAGGTACGGCCCGCAGCATGGGGCTTGAGGTGGTGGAATAGGCGCTACCAAGGCGTCAACGGCATTCGGGGAGCGACCGGCCTGTCGCGTTTGCACCTGAAAGGAGACACACATGGGACGAATGGGGAAGAAGTATCGGGCAGCACTGGCCCAGATCGAGCCAGAGCGCCTCTACACCTTGGTTGAGGCAGTGCCGCTCATCAAGCGGATGGCCTTCGCAAAGTTTGACGAGACGGTTGAGGTTACGATGGTGCTGGGCGTTGATCCGCGCAAAGCGGACCAGATGGTGCGCGGAACCGTCGTTCTGCCAAACGGTCTTGGGAAAACGAAGCGGGTCGTCGTGATCGCCTCTGGTGAAAAGCAGGCGGAGGCGCGTGGGGTTGGTGCCGACGAAGTCGGCGGCGAGGAGTTTGTGGAGCGCATCAAAGGCGGTTGGCTCGACTTTGATGTTCTGATTGCCACGCCGGATATGATGAAGTCAGTCGGGACGCTGGGCAAGGTGCTCGGTCCGCGTGGGCTGATGCCGAATCCAAAGACCGGAACGGTAACGTTTGAAGTGGGCAAGGCAGTGCAGGAAGTCAAGGCCGGCAAGGTCGAGTTCCGGGTGGATAAAACCGGCGTGGTGCATGTTCCGGTTGGGCGCGTCTCCTTCTCTGAAGAAAAACTCATCGAAAACATTCGCACCCTGATTGATGCCGTGCTGCGCGCCAAGCCCTCGGCAAGCAAGGGAAGGTATGTGCGAGCGGCTTACTGTGGTTCGACGATGGGTCCCGCCGTGCCGCTCGCCCCGACAGAGTATCAGGGCTAACCAAACTACTTTGAATGAACGCTCTTGGCGCTGCCCTGAAGCAAGTGTGGCCTGCCGGGCGTGAGAGTTGAGTTGAGGAAAAGATGACGCGACAAGAGAAAATGTCGGAAGTAGAACAGTTGGCAGTGGCCTTCCAAGGGACTCGCCATGCGTTTCTCGTTGGCTTTCAGGGGATGACCGTGCAGGCTGACACGGCGCTGCGGAATGAGTTGCGTCGCGCTGGGGTGGGCTACCACGTCGTCAAAAACACCCTGGCTCGCCGGGCCGCCAAGGGAACCGTCCTGGAACAGTTAGGCGACAAGTTTAGGGGGCCAACCGCCGTGGCGCTTGCGCCCGAAGACCCGGTCGGCGCGGCGAAATTGCTCGTCAAGCTATTCAAGGACTATCAACAGTTTGCTT
It contains:
- the rplK gene encoding 50S ribosomal protein L11, whose protein sequence is MAKKVTAYIKLQVQAGKANPAPPIGPALGQHGVNIMEFCKQFNARTTDMGDLKIPVVITVYADKSFTFVTKTPPVPDLIKKTLGITSGAARPGRERIGKLTMAQVRQIAETKMPDMNCASLESAIQSVKGTARSMGLEVVE
- the nusG gene encoding transcription termination/antitermination protein NusG — translated: MAKRWYIIHTYSGHEKKVRESLQTRLRAYGMEDEVTEVLIPSETVVEMRGNKRVETSRMIFPGYVLVQIETDDTTGEMSERVWHTIKNTPKVTSFIGGQKPTALTEEEVNQIINHVTETTDHPKPKVLFSTGETVRIISGPFTGFTGVVEEINVERNTLKVMVTIFGRATPVELDFLGVEKPNFTES
- the secE gene encoding preprotein translocase subunit SecE, whose product is MNTEVKQCSGYFMERASETVTAPADKPTASVSKLTGWWSSSVQFLRDTRDELKQVTWPTRKEVYDTTLVVIGIVTFFGFFLWGVDVVVARILDAFLKWLA
- the rplJ gene encoding 50S ribosomal protein L10, which translates into the protein MTRQEKMSEVEQLAVAFQGTRHAFLVGFQGMTVQADTALRNELRRAGVGYHVVKNTLARRAAKGTVLEQLGDKFRGPTAVALAPEDPVGAAKLLVKLFKDYQQFAFKAGVVDGSAIAEGDVEALANMPSREELLSRIMFLVNSGAQRIASVTSGVARNVAVVTAQVRDQKAE
- the rplA gene encoding 50S ribosomal protein L1, producing MGRMGKKYRAALAQIEPERLYTLVEAVPLIKRMAFAKFDETVEVTMVLGVDPRKADQMVRGTVVLPNGLGKTKRVVVIASGEKQAEARGVGADEVGGEEFVERIKGGWLDFDVLIATPDMMKSVGTLGKVLGPRGLMPNPKTGTVTFEVGKAVQEVKAGKVEFRVDKTGVVHVPVGRVSFSEEKLIENIRTLIDAVLRAKPSASKGRYVRAAYCGSTMGPAVPLAPTEYQG